The following coding sequences lie in one Mucilaginibacter sp. KACC 22773 genomic window:
- a CDS encoding hybrid sensor histidine kinase/response regulator transcription factor, which translates to MISIRVKYYFFLLVTLIFGCINVFGQSSQYRFSHLDISDGLSHNQVNCIFKDSKGFMWFGTAAGLNRYDGYTFKVFKHDVNSKTSVNNDYVDKIFEGPNKKLWIFSRSGFCFYDPETEQFSSDMQPLLRSLKLPASSNVSKIVRSGPADFWFLFPDGIYRYNAITRQTKRYYHSVNSMPSLYANSIADITTDAKGNVWIVYSEGMVEMFDVKLNKIGYRTDVFNKATNNKNGAYSLTVDSDNDLWFYAPYGGYGVFYYKPSTGILRHIDRESAGAKLKGNAISSIIQANDGLIWIAIDHGGINILDKKNFKITYLLNREDDPTSLKQNSAILYKDVSGIIWAGTFKKGISYYHKNIIRFPLYRHFASDPGSLSFNDVYKFIEDKQGNLWIGTNGGGLIYFNRKTGKFTQYKHDPGNANSLSSDIIVDLCVDHDQKLWIGTYFGGLDCFDGTTFTHYKHDDKLANSIAEDKVWSILEDSSHRLWIGTFASGLEIFDRSKNIFYHPFKQGEIKSPMIITMFEDKRGNIWTGGYLGIDVILKNGKGVTHYNSNGSNTNSLLDNMVNNINEDSRGLIWISTASGLSVFNPNTNTFTSLTKKNGLPANSISNTLEDNKGTMWVSTSNGLSHVTLTPKATGFNFRFENFDETDGLQGREFNMNSALKTHSGELIFGGVDGFNIFDPKNLEPNVNKLQLIFTDFQLFNKSVSANEAINGHVVLSKVISLTNNIILNHSENIFSIEFAALDFFNPGKVKYQYMLEGFDKGWVNADSRTRKANYTNLDGGDYVFKVRASNSGGAWNPNYILLRIKILPPFWKSTFAYVVYVVLFLGILLLIRQRGIQKIKRQFTAEQEKQEAKLLIEQERKEVKRMQELDQLKTKFLTNVSHEFRTPLSLIMAPVDKMLIRADLEQKQQLGMIRKNARRLLNLVNQLLDFRKMEVQELKLHSKPGDIVKFISEISMSFTDIAEEKGIDFVFDTTIDSLFTSFDHDKIERILFNLLSNAFKFTPYGGQVSVLLNVDGKTADAPLEIKVIDTGIGIPLEKQGKIFERFFQHDIPGSMINQGSGIGLAITHEFVKMHGGEITVESVPDHGSCFIIKLPFVIYAGLETDIVAGDEADIENPGEDSHNEIKTVPKQQRANKMPVVLLVEDNDDFRFYLKDNLKDIFFLIEASNGREGWQKALSQHPDIIVSDISMPEMTGIELCKKLKNDKRTSHIPVVLLTALTGDEEQIKGLEIGANDYMTKPFNFEILLSKIKNILTLRDTYKRTYKKQMDVQLQETPLQNEDEKLLRCIVEYIELNILNESLSVEELSRKMNMSRGSLYNKVLMLTGKSPVEFIRSIRLKKAVYLLENSQMTISQICYEVGFNTPKYFTKLFKDEYKTLPSAYINSVRQKKLSQTEEE; encoded by the coding sequence ATGATCTCCATACGCGTAAAATATTATTTTTTCCTTTTAGTTACATTAATTTTTGGATGTATAAATGTTTTTGGGCAAAGCAGCCAGTACCGGTTTTCGCACCTCGATATTAGCGATGGCTTATCGCACAACCAGGTTAATTGCATTTTTAAAGATTCGAAGGGCTTTATGTGGTTTGGCACTGCAGCTGGCCTCAACCGCTATGATGGTTACACATTTAAAGTATTTAAGCATGATGTAAATAGTAAAACGTCTGTTAATAATGATTATGTAGACAAAATTTTTGAAGGCCCTAATAAAAAGTTGTGGATATTTAGCCGCAGCGGTTTTTGTTTTTACGATCCCGAAACAGAGCAATTTAGCAGTGATATGCAGCCGTTGCTCCGTTCTTTAAAACTCCCCGCTTCTTCCAATGTTTCTAAAATAGTGCGGTCGGGCCCTGCCGATTTTTGGTTCTTATTCCCCGATGGTATTTACAGATACAATGCTATAACCAGGCAAACCAAACGCTATTATCATAGTGTTAATTCCATGCCATCGTTATACGCAAATTCCATTGCCGATATTACCACTGATGCGAAGGGCAATGTATGGATTGTTTACAGCGAGGGCATGGTAGAGATGTTTGATGTTAAGCTCAACAAAATTGGCTACCGCACGGATGTTTTTAATAAGGCAACCAATAATAAAAACGGGGCCTACTCTTTAACGGTCGATAGCGATAATGATTTGTGGTTTTATGCACCATACGGTGGGTATGGTGTATTTTACTATAAACCTTCAACGGGCATTTTGCGGCATATCGATAGGGAATCGGCCGGGGCAAAGTTAAAAGGGAATGCCATTAGCAGTATTATTCAGGCCAATGATGGCTTGATATGGATTGCCATTGACCATGGTGGTATAAATATACTGGACAAAAAGAACTTTAAAATCACCTACCTGCTTAACCGCGAAGATGACCCCACATCATTAAAACAGAACAGTGCGATACTCTACAAGGATGTTTCAGGTATTATATGGGCCGGTACCTTCAAAAAGGGGATAAGTTATTATCATAAAAACATCATTAGGTTTCCTCTGTACAGGCATTTTGCCTCAGACCCGGGTAGTTTAAGTTTTAACGATGTTTACAAATTTATAGAAGACAAACAGGGAAACTTGTGGATTGGCACCAATGGTGGCGGCCTGATTTATTTTAACCGCAAAACAGGCAAGTTTACCCAATATAAGCACGACCCGGGAAACGCAAATAGTTTGAGTAGTGACATTATTGTTGACCTATGTGTTGATCATGATCAAAAATTATGGATAGGTACCTATTTTGGCGGGTTGGATTGTTTTGACGGAACCACATTTACCCATTACAAACATGATGATAAATTAGCCAACAGTATTGCCGAAGACAAGGTATGGAGCATTTTGGAAGATTCGTCGCACCGTTTATGGATAGGGACGTTTGCAAGCGGACTTGAAATTTTCGACAGATCCAAAAACATATTTTACCACCCTTTTAAACAGGGTGAAATAAAGTCACCCATGATAATAACCATGTTTGAGGATAAGCGGGGCAACATATGGACCGGAGGATATTTGGGTATTGATGTAATATTGAAAAATGGCAAAGGAGTAACTCACTACAACTCAAATGGTAGTAATACCAATAGTTTACTTGACAACATGGTAAACAATATCAATGAGGATAGCCGTGGTTTGATATGGATATCAACGGCAAGTGGGTTAAGCGTTTTCAATCCCAATACAAATACTTTTACATCGCTCACAAAAAAAAATGGGCTCCCGGCGAATTCAATATCGAATACGCTGGAAGATAATAAAGGAACGATGTGGGTAAGCACCTCAAATGGGTTGAGCCATGTTACCTTAACACCAAAGGCGACTGGTTTTAACTTCCGGTTCGAAAATTTTGACGAAACGGATGGCTTGCAAGGCCGTGAATTTAATATGAACTCTGCTTTGAAAACACACAGCGGCGAATTGATATTTGGAGGTGTTGACGGTTTTAATATTTTTGACCCTAAAAATTTAGAACCCAATGTTAATAAGCTACAATTAATATTTACCGATTTTCAGCTATTCAATAAAAGCGTATCAGCCAATGAGGCTATTAACGGGCACGTAGTGCTATCAAAAGTAATATCGTTAACTAACAATATCATACTTAATCACAGCGAAAATATTTTCTCGATAGAATTTGCCGCCCTGGATTTTTTCAACCCCGGTAAAGTAAAATATCAGTATATGCTGGAGGGATTTGATAAAGGTTGGGTAAATGCAGATAGTAGGACACGAAAGGCTAATTATACTAATCTGGATGGGGGGGATTATGTATTTAAGGTGCGGGCATCCAATTCCGGGGGCGCTTGGAATCCCAATTATATTTTGTTAAGGATCAAAATATTGCCGCCATTTTGGAAATCAACTTTTGCATATGTTGTTTACGTGGTACTGTTTCTGGGCATCCTTTTGCTTATCCGGCAACGCGGTATACAAAAAATAAAAAGACAATTCACGGCTGAACAGGAAAAGCAGGAAGCAAAATTACTAATCGAACAGGAGCGTAAGGAGGTTAAGCGTATGCAGGAGCTTGACCAACTGAAAACTAAATTTTTAACGAATGTAAGCCACGAATTCAGAACGCCCCTTTCACTGATCATGGCGCCGGTTGATAAAATGCTTATCCGTGCCGACCTGGAACAGAAACAACAACTGGGCATGATAAGAAAGAATGCCAGGCGATTATTAAACCTGGTAAATCAGCTGCTTGATTTTCGTAAGATGGAAGTTCAGGAGTTGAAATTGCATAGCAAGCCCGGCGATATTGTGAAATTCATCAGCGAAATAAGCATGTCATTTACAGATATTGCCGAAGAAAAAGGGATTGATTTTGTCTTCGATACCACGATTGATTCGTTGTTTACCAGCTTTGACCATGATAAGATAGAAAGGATATTGTTTAACCTGCTATCAAATGCCTTTAAATTTACCCCATACGGCGGCCAGGTAAGCGTTCTGCTCAATGTAGACGGGAAGACCGCCGACGCCCCGCTTGAGATTAAGGTGATTGATACTGGTATTGGTATTCCGCTTGAAAAACAAGGTAAAATTTTCGAGCGTTTTTTTCAACACGATATTCCTGGATCGATGATTAATCAAGGCAGCGGCATCGGCCTGGCAATTACACATGAGTTCGTGAAGATGCATGGAGGAGAAATAACGGTTGAGAGTGTGCCAGATCACGGCAGTTGTTTTATCATTAAACTGCCATTTGTTATTTATGCAGGGCTGGAAACGGATATAGTAGCCGGCGACGAGGCTGATATTGAGAACCCGGGTGAAGATAGCCACAATGAAATTAAAACCGTACCAAAACAGCAACGGGCAAATAAAATGCCGGTGGTTCTTTTAGTTGAGGATAACGATGATTTTCGTTTTTACCTGAAAGACAATTTAAAAGATATATTCTTTTTAATCGAAGCTTCAAACGGAAGGGAAGGCTGGCAAAAAGCTCTTTCGCAACATCCGGATATTATTGTAAGTGATATCAGCATGCCCGAGATGACGGGAATTGAGTTATGCAAAAAACTAAAGAATGATAAACGTACATCGCACATTCCCGTTGTTTTGCTAACTGCATTAACTGGTGATGAAGAACAAATAAAAGGTTTGGAAATTGGCGCTAATGATTACATGACAAAACCATTTAATTTCGAAATACTTCTTTCAAAAATCAAAAATATCCTAACCCTTCGGGACACCTATAAGCGAACGTACAAAAAGCAAATGGACGTGCAACTGCAGGAAACACCTTTACAAAACGAAGATGAGAAACTGTTAAGGTGTATTGTCGAATATATCGAACTCAATATCTTAAACGAAAGCCTTTCGGTAGAAGAATTGAGCCGTAAAATGAACATGAGCCGCGGATCATTATATAACAAAGTTTTGATGCTTACAGGCAAATCCCCAGTTGAATTTATCCGCTCTATAAGGCTAAAAAAAGCGGTGTATTTACTCGAGAATAGCCAAATGACAATTAGCCAGATTTGCTACGAAGTTGGCTTCAATACCCCCAAATATTTTACAAAGTTATTCAAGGATGAGTATAAGACTCTTCCTTCTGCCTATATCAATTCTGTTCGCCAAAAGAAACTATCCCAAACCGAAGAAGAATAA
- a CDS encoding cellulase family glycosylhydrolase — protein sequence MRTLNYFFGIAIILVASGCHKQETPGSAVTPFVKTSKKTLTATSYPSYNISPLSPDQTGVSSTAVQIASRIQLGFNIGNTMEAPNSEQGWGAPMITQAFVDKVKQSGFTAIRIPCQWDYSHIIDTATEKVDPAWLSRVQQVVQYCVNDGLYVILNIHWDGGWLQQNCTVAKQPAVNAKQKALWEQIATQLRGFDEHLLFASTNEPGVADATEMGVLISYHQTFINAVRSTGGRNSYRTLVIQGPDTDITKTNNLMNTLPSDPASNRMMVEVHYYTPYNFCLMDGDASWGNMFYYWGSGYHSTTDPTRNATYGEEADLNGYFQSMKTKFVDHGIPVVLGEFAAGRRSLTGDAYDLHIASRAYWYNYLTHQALANGLLPFLWDTGSIIDRSTYAVKDQQQLAALVQGAQTATSSAIQVGSVYQIVNRFSFKALEIGGWASANGATADQWDYLGGQNQQFKVQAGSGGHYLLTPMHTSGKCLEIYNWSGANGGIADIWAYTGTGGNNQNWILQATDNGYYKIINVNSGKALEVVSSSTATSLRNGTAVDQSDYTGAKNQQWAFVKI from the coding sequence ATGAGAACACTAAACTATTTTTTCGGCATCGCCATCATTCTGGTGGCGTCGGGATGCCACAAGCAGGAAACTCCCGGTTCGGCAGTTACGCCATTTGTCAAAACCAGTAAAAAGACGTTGACTGCTACCAGTTATCCGAGTTACAACATTTCGCCATTGTCGCCCGATCAAACCGGGGTAAGCAGTACGGCGGTTCAGATCGCCTCAAGAATCCAGTTAGGATTTAATATAGGCAACACAATGGAAGCCCCCAATAGTGAACAGGGGTGGGGAGCCCCGATGATCACCCAGGCATTTGTAGACAAGGTTAAGCAGAGTGGCTTTACTGCAATCCGGATTCCTTGCCAATGGGACTATTCACATATAATTGATACCGCGACCGAAAAAGTTGATCCAGCATGGTTAAGTCGTGTGCAGCAGGTTGTGCAATACTGCGTTAACGACGGTTTGTATGTAATATTAAATATTCATTGGGACGGAGGATGGTTACAGCAAAATTGTACAGTGGCTAAGCAACCCGCCGTCAACGCTAAACAAAAGGCCCTTTGGGAACAAATTGCAACACAATTGCGTGGCTTTGATGAACATCTGCTTTTTGCAAGTACTAATGAACCTGGTGTTGCAGATGCCACAGAGATGGGTGTTCTGATTTCTTATCATCAAACTTTTATCAATGCGGTCAGATCAACCGGTGGACGTAACAGTTACAGGACGTTGGTTATCCAGGGACCCGATACCGATATTACAAAAACAAACAACCTGATGAACACCCTTCCTTCAGATCCGGCGTCAAATCGTATGATGGTTGAAGTACATTACTACACACCTTACAATTTCTGTTTGATGGACGGCGACGCGTCATGGGGCAATATGTTTTATTATTGGGGTTCAGGATATCACTCTACCACCGATCCTACGCGCAATGCCACCTATGGCGAAGAGGCTGACCTGAACGGATATTTCCAATCGATGAAAACGAAGTTTGTTGACCATGGCATCCCGGTTGTATTGGGAGAATTCGCAGCGGGGCGCCGCTCGCTTACCGGAGATGCATATGATCTCCATATTGCTTCAAGGGCGTATTGGTATAATTACCTTACCCATCAGGCGTTGGCAAACGGACTGCTCCCGTTTCTTTGGGACACCGGTTCGATCATTGACAGGTCGACGTACGCTGTAAAAGATCAACAGCAGTTAGCCGCACTTGTGCAAGGAGCACAGACCGCCACCTCCTCTGCAATTCAGGTTGGAAGCGTGTATCAGATAGTTAACAGGTTTAGTTTTAAAGCCTTGGAGATTGGCGGCTGGGCAAGTGCTAACGGAGCAACAGCAGATCAATGGGATTATTTGGGCGGACAAAACCAACAATTTAAAGTGCAAGCCGGGAGCGGCGGCCACTATTTGTTAACGCCTATGCATACAAGCGGGAAGTGTCTGGAGATATATAATTGGTCTGGCGCTAACGGAGGTATTGCCGATATATGGGCTTACACAGGTACAGGCGGTAATAATCAAAATTGGATACTTCAGGCAACTGATAATGGATACTACAAAATTATAAATGTAAATAGTGGGAAAGCCCTCGAAGTTGTTTCATCTTCAACAGCAACTTCACTCAGAAATGGCACCGCGGTTGATCAATCGGACTACACCGGTGCCAAAAATCAGCAGTGGGCGTTTGTGAAAATATAA
- a CDS encoding Crp/Fnr family transcriptional regulator produces the protein MNTKIKLTAEESSTIDAAFKREFYPKGTTLTDPGNRSQKVHFIEKGMIRTFYNKDGKDITHFFFDENTFTMSLESIYFNKTDPYGREVLEETTLRTIQFREFETLFNEIDAFKRFAFMASVETIKRFSDKLFSLQFQTAEQRYKSMIDNYPNILLRVPLGHIASYLGITQQTLSVIRAQK, from the coding sequence ATGAATACCAAAATAAAACTTACTGCAGAAGAAAGCAGTACCATTGATGCAGCCTTCAAACGGGAGTTTTACCCTAAAGGGACAACGTTGACTGATCCGGGAAACCGTTCTCAAAAAGTCCACTTTATTGAAAAGGGAATGATCCGTACATTTTATAACAAAGACGGAAAAGATATCACCCATTTCTTTTTTGACGAAAATACCTTTACAATGTCGCTGGAGAGTATTTACTTTAACAAAACCGACCCATATGGCAGGGAGGTTCTTGAAGAAACAACATTACGTACCATTCAGTTCAGGGAATTTGAAACTTTATTTAACGAAATCGACGCATTTAAAAGATTTGCTTTTATGGCATCGGTAGAGACAATAAAACGATTTTCGGACAAACTTTTTTCACTACAGTTCCAAACTGCAGAGCAACGGTATAAGTCTATGATAGACAATTATCCCAATATTTTATTGAGGGTGCCGCTTGGACATATCGCCTCATATTTAGGGATTACCCAACAAACCCTAAGCGTTATAAGGGCCCAGAAATGA